Proteins found in one Quercus robur chromosome 2, dhQueRobu3.1, whole genome shotgun sequence genomic segment:
- the LOC126707973 gene encoding eukaryotic initiation factor 4A-11, with protein MAALTPEGSQFDARQYDAKMSELLGTDGQEFFTSYDEVFESFDAMGLQENLLRGIYAYGFEKPSAIQQRGIVPFCKGLDVIQQAQSGTGKTATFCSGILQQLDYGLVECQALVLAPTRELAQQIEKVMRALGDYLGVKVHACVGGTSVREDQRILSAGVHVVVGTPGRVFDMLRRQSLRPDYIKMFVLDEADEMLSRGFKDQIYDIFQLLPPKIQVGVFSATMPPEALEITRKFMNKPVRILVKRDELTLEGIKQFHVNVEKEEWKLETLCDLYETLAITQSVIFVNTRRKVDWLTDKMRSRDHTVSATHGDMDQNTRDIIMREFRSGSSRVLITTDLLARGIDVQQVSLVINYDLPTQPENYLHRIGRSGRFGRKGVAINFVTKDDERMLFDIQKFYNVVIEELPANVADLL; from the exons ATGGCTGCTTTGACACCAGAGGGATCGCAATTTGATGCTCGTCAATATGATGCTAAAATGAGTGAATT ATTGGGTACTGATGGGCAAGAGTTCTTCACGTCATATGATGAAGTTTTTGAGAGTTTTGATGCTATGGGGTTGCAAGAGAACCTCCTAAGAGGAATCTATGCTTATG GTTTTGAGAAGCCCTCTGCAATTCAGCAAAGGGGGATTGTTCCTTTCTGCAAGGGACTTGATGTGATTCAACAAGCACAGTCTGGAACTGGAAAAACTGCTACTTTTTGCTCTGGAATTTTGCAGCAGCTTGACTATGGCTTGGTTGAATGCCAAGCATTAGTTCTTGCTCCCACTAGAGAGCTTGCTCAACAGATTGAGAAGGTCATGCGGGCCCTCGGTGACTATTTGGGTGTCAAGGTTCATGCCTGTGTTGGTGGAACTAGTGTCCGTGAGGATCAACGAATTCTTTCTGCTGGGGTCCATGTTGTTGTTGGTACCCCAGGTCGTGTGTTTGACATGCTGCGGAGGCAATCACTTCGCCCTGATTACATTAAGATGTTTGTGTTAGATGAAGCAGATGAAATGCTTTCACGAGGGTTCAAGGATCAG ATCTATGATATCTTCCAGCTGCTGCCACCAAAAATTCAGGTTGGGGTTTTCTCTGCCACAATGCCACCTGAGGCCCTTGAGATCACGAGGAAGTTCATGAATAAACCTGTGAGGATTCTTGTTAAACGTGATGAGCTAACCCTTGAGGGTATCAAGCAATTCCATGTCAATGTTGAAAAGGAGGAATGGAAGCTCGAGACTCTCTGTGATCTTTATGAAACCTTGGCAATCACACAAAGTGTCATTTTTGTGAACACCAGGCGCAAGGTTGATTGGCTGACAGACAAGATGCGCAGCCGTGATCATACAGTGTCTGCCACCCACGGAGACATGGACCAAAACACAAGGGACATCATCATGCGGGAATTCCGGTCTGGGTCTTCTCGTGTTCTCATCACTACTGATCTCTTGGCCAGGGGTATTGATGTCCAGCAAGTCTCTCTTGTGATAAATTATGATCTTCCAACTCAGCCAGAGAACTACCTCCATCGAATTGGTCGTAGTGGAAGGTTTGGGAGGAAGGGTGTTGCCATcaattttgtgaccaaggatgATGAGAGGATGCTCTTTGACATCCAAAAGTTCTACAATGTGGTGATTGAGGAGCTGCCAGCAAATGTTGCTGATCTCCTTTGA